The DNA segment GCTACTACGAAAATGATTGAATTTCTTTTTCGACATGTTGTATTTAAGATCCATATAAAATATCGTAGTATTGAAACTTTTTGATTGACACCTCCAAACgcggaaaaacaaacaaataaataaataaataaaaggagGGTAATATTGTAATGCAAAGGTCATTTTCTGTGTATTTAAAAAGGCAAGAAGGGAAGGTGGAAAATATACGATCTTACCTTAGTCTGCTTGCATTTTCGAGTCTTGACAATCATAAAAATGGCTAGTCTTACTGTTCCGGCAGAAGTTCCTTCAGTAGCTGAAGACTGTGAACAACTCCGATCTGCCTTCAAAGGTCTACTACTAATCTATTTATGCGTATTTTATCGATCATTTTATTCTCATCTTAAGTAATTTAGGCCTCTTTTCACAATttgatgtatatatataaaccATACATATACACAGATTCACTTGTTTGCTTCATTCTTTGATCTTTTAGTATATTCTATACATCTAGTTCTGATACTGGTTATTATCTTCTGATTATAAAGATCTTGCTACTAATATTAGATTGATGGTTGAGATTGACTTTTGATGGTTACTGTGTGCAGGGTGGGGAACAAACGAGAAGTTGATCATATCAATTTTGGCTCATAGAAATGCTGCTCAACGCAAGTTGATTCAACAGACTTATGCTGAGACTTTTGGTGAAGATCTCCTTAAAGAGTTGGACAGAGAACTTACCAATGATTTTGAGGTTATTTTCTTAAGATAATAACATGAACAAGTTTAAGAAAACCTTAGATTTGTTAGAATACTTGGTTGATCAGTTGAGTTTCTGAGTTACTGTGATCAAAGGCGCGGATTTCTTTTGATCTGTTGAAACGAACCCATATTTTTTTTTAGTACATATACACATGTTAGAAAATGTATCCTTATAACAACCATACTTATTCTGAATCCATTGATTCTAGATCCTCGATACATTTGATGAAAAGGCTAACACTTGCGTTTTTCTCTCAGAAATTGGTGGTAGTGTGGACATTGGATCCTTCAGAACGCGATGCCTATTTGGCTAAGGAAGCTACTAAGAGATGGACAAAAAGCAATTTTGTTCTTGTGGAAATAGCTTGTACCAGATCTCCTAAAGAATTGGTTTTGGCACGGGAAGCTTATCATGCTCGTTACAAGAAATCTCTTGAAGAGGACGTTGCTTATCACACTACTGGGGAACACCGCAAGGTACTGGATTAATCACTATGGTCAAATCGTTCTAATTGCAACTAGTCTCGTTTGTGGCTCCATATCCACTTAGACTCCTTAACAATAATTCATTAAGGCTTGAATGGTATCTGAGAAGATCGCCAAAGTATAAAATTTCTAATCCATATGTTTGATTAATGAAAATTTAACCTTCTTTGTCTATGAATAATGCGATACCATTTGCAGTGTACTGTCTGAGGTTTTTCGTCAAGTTTGGCTCTTTCTTGGAGGAATAGTGACACTGAATATTGAATTTGTTGAGTTACTCATTCAAGTTTCCAATTTCTTTCAGCTTTTGGTAGCTCTTGTGAGCTCCTATCGATATGGAGGAGACGAGGTGGACTTGCGTCTTGCTAAAGCTGAAGCTAAAATACTGCATGAGAAGATCTCCGATAAGGCTTACAGTGACAATGAGGTCATCAGAATTCTAGCCACAAGGAGTAAAGCACAGATCAATGCTACTCTGAATCATTACAAAGATGAATATGAAGAGGATATCCTAAAGGTAAACACATTCCATCCATTGCTCCTTTGCTTTATGTGATGCCCCTTTATACTCTAGGACTGGCTTTGTTATTTCTGCTTTACTGATTTATTGAGTTTTTTTGCTAATGGACAGCAATTGGAAGAGGGGGATGAGTTTGTTGGACTATTGAGGGCAACCATAAAAGGTCTTGTCTACACCGAGCACTACTTCGTGGAGGTTCTTCGAGATGCAATTAACAGGAGAGGAACAGAGGAAGATCATCTGACCAGAGTTATCGCTACAAGGGCTGAGGTTGATATGAAGACTATCGCTGATGAGTACCAGAAGAGGGATAGCATCCATCTGGGTCGCGCCATTGCCAAAGATACAAGAGGAGATTATGAGAGTATGTTGTTGGCTCTGCTTGGACAAGAGGAGGACTAAGAAGGATTTGCTTTATAATGACCGGAATAAATATGATATCCCCTATATTTGAGAGTTGGCATCCGCTGTATGTTTGATGATTGAGCGTGGTCTGTTTAACGTGAGCGTTGAGTCCTTTTCTTCTCACTTTGAATATGCAACTTTATGCTATCTaagaatatttttttataatttgcaTCCGTTTGTTCATCTTGCGTCCATTATACTGATAGCATACTGTCCAAGTATTTGCATCTGTCACGTTGATTTTGCATTCATCATATCTATATCACTGCCAAGTAAAGCAAACATATATCTCACTAAAAGAGTTCAAAATGCACCAGATAAGCATGAAATCATACAGAAAGATCAAGCAACTTCGACCACATGAAGATCTTCTGTGATAACCACAACAGAAATAGGAACTTGATTTAGATAAGTCACAGATTGTCACGATCCC comes from the Nicotiana sylvestris chromosome 4, ASM39365v2, whole genome shotgun sequence genome and includes:
- the LOC104235316 gene encoding annexin Gh1-like produces the protein MASLTVPAEVPSVAEDCEQLRSAFKGWGTNEKLIISILAHRNAAQRKLIQQTYAETFGEDLLKELDRELTNDFEKLVVVWTLDPSERDAYLAKEATKRWTKSNFVLVEIACTRSPKELVLAREAYHARYKKSLEEDVAYHTTGEHRKLLVALVSSYRYGGDEVDLRLAKAEAKILHEKISDKAYSDNEVIRILATRSKAQINATLNHYKDEYEEDILKQLEEGDEFVGLLRATIKGLVYTEHYFVEVLRDAINRRGTEEDHLTRVIATRAEVDMKTIADEYQKRDSIHLGRAIAKDTRGDYESMLLALLGQEED